Proteins encoded in a region of the Malaciobacter mytili LMG 24559 genome:
- a CDS encoding immunoglobulin-like domain-containing protein, producing MVTLIVKNQFGNMEIKTISRDIILNAKKGEQFFLDNSDGLKYSISLIDNGKSLIILLETNPQIKIIFKNFVEIISNVNDTKSVLCILNTKESLEKFNSLSNSLKDEEIIASFKKQLLTFSINTDIKDTIIIDDFNSLTASMQVTAASEEIKSDSSVFKNFLLSNENIKNELLSKRTRLDETPNENIQSKTNKSGNILDNDNYINPSSSESDDINPTEPTKPDPTNPDPSEKDNLNVKLSGASSVVEGENATYKVSLTDDDGNVVKAIEDMTVTFKYTYPSDGASGDDIVEVKTVTVKKGESEVSFNVKAVDDVYKEGSEKFKIAIDSATGTTNYEKVSLDKTAVETTITDYSDPTNPDPSEKDNLNVKLSGASSVVEGENATYKVSLTDDDGNVVKAIEDMTVTFKYTYPSDGASGDDIVEVKTVTVKKGESEVSFNVKAVDDVYKEGSEKFKIAIDSATGTTNYEKVSLDKTAVETTITDYSDPTNPDPSEKDNLNVKLSGASSVVEGENATYKVSLTDDDGNVVKAIEDMTVTFKYTYPSDGASGDDIVEVKTVTVKKGESEVSFNVKAVDDVYKEGSEKFKIAIDSATGTTNYEKVSLDKTAVETTITDESTTNQDNVNVKLVNSDCSELAEIEYAEEIKDAKHSSITRFSDGSYIVSWSGIDSNADASIFLQKYTLNGKTDGEKVKLEAFDNDNGEDIAPSISILKDGSYIVSWSGIDSDGDYSVYMQKFNRDDSKNGIITKLETAGTTTGHDWYPYIVTLASGAYILTWEGQNSNKEQVINIQKYNANGSKNGEITTVSDIGNTTNNDNFSILTLSDDSYIYSWEGRDSKGNSSIFIQRYNADGTKNGDIIQLDGTSDKSQVDGMLYTNRFGSGFIVTWSGQDSDGDRSIFVQKFKKDGTKDGTLEKYEASGVTDDSDIRSKITVLTDRSYVLSWAGEDSDGDLSIYVQKFNSDGTKSGDTIKLEALNNTTGQDYRTSVSRLEDGGYIVSWPGRDENDKLGVYIQRFDSDGNKDGEIIRLRGNMQEDWRPSVYILKDGSYIVKWEGTNMNTNNDSSVYIQKFNSDGTKATVYKGATLAEGENTTYKVTLIDDDGNVVKAIEDMVVTLKYTYISASAEDIVEVKTVTVKKGQSEVSFNIKAVDDVYKEGSEKFLIEIQSITNMDQFEKLTIDDKPVEITIKDETIPDNVNIKLNSNNIESGSYNIVEVGSGKNSKIVSLHDSYAVVWESKDSDGDSSIFVQKFNSSGEKDGQLVKLEAIGMTTGTDRNAQLVSQADNSFIVVWEGSDSSGDFSIFVQRFNADGTKNADIVKLEASNVAYGTDETPQITSLVDGSYVVTWKGVDIQGDSSIFIQKFNSDGTKNGNMLNLEEGSISSWHEKSPQITDLTDGSYVVTWHSGNDRDLSIYVQKFNSDGTKNGNLLKLDGVTSSLTHDMEPQIIGLVDGSYVVTWSGIDQGGDLSVFVQKISSDGTKADIVKLEAPNKTDGFDKNQQIISLKNGGYVVTWEGQDSDGDFSIFVQRFNSDGSKAGTIVILESLNATNFSEHSAQITSLYNNEYIVTWSGKSEQSETVFVQRFNSDGTKNGNILEFNGDLNFKVSNPQIIDLEDGTYVVTWTGENSSGESKVYTQKLNDNGSKDYIKVIVEEGENTTYTVKLTDDDGNVVKAIEDMEVSFKYTYVSASKDDIVEVKTVTVKKGESEVSFNVKAIENGNKEEAEIYKIEIDSATSTSQFENITLDKTAITTTINADEISGNLNVKLLADNSSISTYNVEAVGNSYGHHQSMAFADGSYITTWTVPGYHGILGQKYNSDGTKSGALIHMTKNLYTTTSMDLIPLKDSGKFIMTFHAATTVSPGTRTTSFIQRYNEDGSRDGEYIKLPSNGAVTYRELSDGGVITTLRTGSKVLLAQRYNKDGSKDGEEITLHKTNASPGIIETFDDGSYVITWGGKDSQGDHSVFVQKFNAKGVKLTDPIVLEGRYDKANHQIDPVVDQIGQLEYNKRVDGNQHLTKYGENGEFIITYKGYNTSGKRAVFFQRFNADGTKKGDQVEVQDDVINGTKPKIIELADGSFVVTYTLKLPENSSVSIIVQKYNEDGVKVGEPIIVDNKNLYDANPEILSLSDGSFVMSWATGGKTVNGLLRNTYMQKFNSDGTKDGDIVEVNKNSNMAGSPEFTSFKDGSYLITWYEHIGNAIFKVLNQKFNADGTKTLTQSTVGEGENTTYKVKLTDDDGNALVAKKDMVVTLKYTYMSATGDDIEEVKTVTVKKGESEVSFDVKAVNDSDMGLEKYKISIESITNTDKYETVNLEKAGIETIITDSSTSNVRSIGNIYLENEIDISSFTKVENPGIIDLEDGKANHITLKLEDILDISENNILKIFGDEIGDKVTLEGGSQNWTKEGTQIIDGDTFNIYKGLTSTTSNIKVFIDENISVDSDI from the coding sequence AAGAAATAAAATCAGATAGTTCAGTATTTAAAAACTTTTTATTAAGTAATGAAAATATCAAAAATGAACTTTTATCAAAAAGAACAAGATTAGATGAAACACCAAATGAAAATATCCAATCAAAGACTAACAAAAGTGGAAATATATTAGATAATGATAATTATATAAATCCTAGTAGTTCTGAAAGTGATGATATTAATCCAACTGAACCTACAAAGCCAGATCCCACAAATCCAGATCCAAGTGAAAAAGATAACTTAAATGTAAAATTAAGTGGAGCTAGTAGTGTAGTAGAAGGTGAGAATGCAACATATAAAGTAAGCTTAACAGATGATGATGGAAATGTAGTAAAAGCAATTGAAGATATGACAGTTACATTTAAATATACATATCCAAGTGATGGTGCAAGTGGTGATGATATAGTAGAAGTAAAAACAGTAACAGTAAAAAAAGGAGAAAGTGAAGTAAGCTTTAATGTAAAAGCAGTAGATGATGTATATAAAGAAGGCAGTGAAAAATTTAAAATTGCAATAGATAGTGCAACAGGAACTACAAACTATGAGAAAGTATCCTTAGATAAAACAGCAGTAGAAACAACAATTACTGATTATAGTGATCCCACAAATCCAGATCCAAGTGAAAAAGATAACTTAAATGTAAAATTAAGTGGAGCTAGTAGTGTAGTAGAAGGTGAGAATGCAACATATAAAGTAAGCTTAACAGATGATGATGGAAATGTAGTAAAAGCAATTGAAGATATGACAGTTACATTTAAATATACATATCCAAGTGATGGTGCAAGTGGTGATGATATAGTAGAAGTAAAAACAGTAACAGTAAAAAAAGGAGAAAGTGAAGTAAGCTTTAATGTAAAAGCAGTAGATGATGTATATAAAGAAGGCAGTGAAAAATTTAAAATTGCAATAGATAGTGCAACAGGAACTACAAACTATGAGAAAGTATCCTTAGATAAAACAGCAGTAGAAACAACAATTACTGATTATAGTGATCCCACAAATCCAGATCCAAGTGAAAAAGATAACTTAAATGTAAAATTAAGTGGAGCTAGTAGTGTAGTAGAAGGTGAGAATGCAACATATAAAGTAAGCTTAACAGATGATGATGGAAATGTAGTAAAAGCAATTGAAGATATGACAGTTACATTTAAATATACATATCCAAGTGATGGTGCAAGTGGTGATGATATAGTAGAAGTAAAAACAGTAACAGTAAAAAAAGGAGAAAGTGAAGTAAGCTTTAATGTAAAAGCAGTAGATGATGTATATAAAGAAGGCAGTGAAAAATTTAAAATTGCAATAGATAGTGCAACAGGAACTACAAACTATGAGAAAGTATCCTTAGATAAAACAGCAGTAGAAACAACAATTACTGATGAGTCTACAACTAATCAAGACAATGTAAATGTAAAATTGGTAAATTCAGATTGTTCAGAATTAGCAGAAATAGAGTATGCAGAAGAGATAAAAGATGCAAAACATTCTTCTATTACAAGATTTTCAGATGGTTCATATATAGTATCTTGGAGTGGAATAGATAGTAATGCAGATGCATCTATATTTTTACAAAAATATACATTAAATGGAAAAACTGATGGTGAAAAAGTAAAATTAGAAGCTTTTGATAATGATAATGGAGAGGATATAGCTCCATCTATATCGATCTTAAAAGATGGATCATATATAGTATCTTGGAGTGGAATAGATAGTGATGGAGACTATTCTGTATATATGCAAAAATTTAATAGGGATGATTCTAAAAATGGAATTATAACAAAATTAGAAACAGCAGGTACTACTACAGGACATGATTGGTATCCATATATTGTTACTTTGGCTAGTGGAGCATATATTTTAACTTGGGAGGGACAAAATAGTAATAAAGAACAAGTTATAAATATTCAAAAATATAATGCTAATGGAAGTAAAAATGGTGAAATTACAACAGTTAGTGATATAGGTAATACAACAAATAATGATAATTTTAGCATATTAACTTTAAGTGATGATTCTTATATATATTCTTGGGAAGGAAGAGATTCTAAAGGAAATAGCTCAATTTTTATTCAAAGATATAATGCAGATGGAACAAAAAATGGAGATATTATTCAATTAGATGGTACAAGTGATAAATCACAAGTTGATGGGATGCTTTATACAAATAGATTTGGTAGTGGGTTTATTGTAACTTGGAGTGGGCAAGATAGTGATGGGGATAGATCAATATTTGTTCAAAAATTTAAAAAAGATGGAACAAAAGATGGAACTTTAGAAAAATATGAAGCAAGTGGTGTTACAGATGATAGTGATATACGTTCAAAAATTACAGTGCTTACTGATCGTTCATATGTTTTATCATGGGCTGGAGAAGATAGTGATGGGGATTTATCAATTTATGTTCAAAAATTTAATAGTGATGGAACAAAAAGTGGAGATACTATAAAGCTAGAAGCTTTAAATAATACTACAGGACAAGATTATCGTACCTCTGTATCTAGATTAGAGGATGGTGGATATATAGTATCTTGGCCTGGAAGAGATGAAAATGATAAACTTGGAGTATATATTCAAAGATTTGATAGTGATGGAAATAAAGATGGTGAGATAATTAGACTTAGAGGTAATATGCAAGAAGATTGGAGACCTTCAGTTTATATATTAAAAGATGGTTCATATATTGTAAAATGGGAAGGTACAAATATGAATACTAACAATGACTCATCAGTATATATTCAAAAGTTTAATAGTGATGGAACAAAAGCTACAGTTTATAAAGGAGCTACTTTAGCAGAAGGAGAAAATACAACATATAAAGTAACTCTTATAGATGATGATGGAAATGTAGTAAAAGCAATCGAAGATATGGTAGTAACTTTAAAATATACATATATAAGTGCTAGTGCAGAAGATATAGTAGAAGTAAAAACAGTAACAGTAAAAAAAGGACAAAGTGAAGTAAGCTTTAATATAAAAGCAGTAGATGATGTATATAAAGAAGGCAGTGAAAAGTTTCTTATAGAAATACAAAGTATTACAAATATGGATCAATTTGAAAAACTTACAATTGATGATAAGCCAGTAGAAATAACGATTAAAGATGAAACAATACCTGATAATGTAAATATAAAATTAAATAGTAATAATATTGAGTCAGGAAGTTATAATATTGTGGAAGTAGGAAGTGGAAAAAATTCAAAAATAGTTTCTTTACATGATTCTTATGCTGTTGTATGGGAAAGTAAAGATAGTGATGGAGATAGTTCAATATTTGTTCAAAAATTTAATAGTAGTGGCGAAAAAGATGGACAATTAGTAAAGCTTGAAGCCATAGGTATGACTACTGGAACGGATAGAAATGCTCAACTAGTCTCACAAGCAGATAATTCTTTTATTGTAGTATGGGAAGGAAGTGACTCTAGTGGAGATTTCTCTATTTTTGTTCAAAGATTCAATGCTGATGGAACGAAAAATGCAGATATTGTTAAATTAGAAGCTTCAAATGTAGCATATGGAACTGATGAGACACCACAAATAACAAGTTTAGTTGATGGAAGTTATGTAGTAACTTGGAAAGGAGTAGATATTCAAGGAGATTCTTCAATATTTATTCAAAAGTTTAATAGTGATGGAACAAAGAATGGAAATATGTTAAATCTAGAAGAGGGAAGTATTTCTTCTTGGCATGAAAAATCACCACAAATAACAGATTTAACAGATGGTTCATATGTGGTAACTTGGCATTCTGGGAATGATAGAGATTTATCAATTTATGTTCAAAAGTTTAATAGTGATGGAACAAAAAATGGAAATTTATTAAAATTAGATGGAGTAACAAGTAGTTTAACGCATGATATGGAACCACAAATTATAGGTTTAGTTGATGGTTCATATGTAGTAACTTGGAGTGGAATTGATCAAGGTGGAGACTTATCTGTATTTGTTCAGAAAATTAGTAGTGATGGAACAAAAGCTGATATAGTTAAATTGGAAGCTCCAAATAAAACAGATGGATTTGATAAAAATCAACAAATAATAAGTTTAAAAAATGGTGGTTATGTGGTAACTTGGGAAGGACAAGATAGTGATGGGGATTTTTCAATATTTGTTCAGAGATTTAATAGTGATGGGTCTAAAGCTGGAACGATAGTTATATTAGAGTCTTTAAATGCTACAAACTTTTCAGAACATTCTGCACAAATAACGAGTTTATATAATAATGAATATATAGTTACTTGGTCTGGTAAGTCAGAACAATCAGAAACAGTTTTTGTTCAAAGATTTAATAGTGATGGAACAAAAAATGGCAATATATTAGAATTTAATGGAGATTTAAATTTTAAAGTTAGCAATCCTCAAATTATAGATTTAGAAGATGGAACTTATGTAGTGACTTGGACAGGAGAAAATTCTTCTGGCGAGTCAAAAGTATATACACAAAAACTAAATGATAATGGAAGTAAAGATTATATAAAAGTAATTGTGGAAGAAGGAGAAAATACAACATATACTGTAAAACTTACAGATGATGATGGAAATGTAGTGAAAGCAATAGAAGATATGGAAGTAAGCTTTAAATATACATATGTAAGTGCAAGTAAAGATGATATAGTAGAAGTAAAAACAGTAACAGTAAAAAAAGGAGAAAGTGAAGTAAGCTTTAATGTAAAAGCAATAGAAAATGGCAATAAAGAAGAGGCAGAAATATATAAAATTGAAATAGATAGTGCAACAAGTACTTCACAATTTGAAAATATAACTTTAGATAAAACAGCAATAACAACAACAATCAATGCTGATGAAATATCTGGTAATTTAAATGTTAAATTATTAGCAGATAATAGTAGTATTTCAACTTATAATGTAGAAGCAGTAGGTAATTCTTATGGTCATCATCAATCTATGGCTTTTGCTGATGGGTCATATATAACAACTTGGACAGTACCAGGTTACCATGGGATTTTGGGACAAAAGTATAATTCAGATGGAACAAAAAGTGGAGCACTAATACATATGACTAAAAATTTATATACTACTACTAGTATGGATTTAATTCCTTTAAAAGATAGTGGAAAATTTATTATGACATTTCATGCAGCTACAACTGTATCACCTGGGACAAGAACTACTTCTTTTATACAAAGATATAATGAAGATGGAAGTAGAGATGGGGAGTATATTAAACTTCCTAGTAATGGTGCTGTAACTTATAGAGAATTAAGTGATGGAGGAGTTATTACTACCTTGAGGACAGGTTCAAAAGTTCTTCTTGCTCAAAGATATAATAAAGATGGAAGTAAAGATGGAGAAGAAATTACTCTTCATAAAACAAATGCATCACCAGGAATAATTGAAACTTTTGATGATGGTTCATATGTAATAACTTGGGGTGGAAAAGATAGTCAAGGAGATCATTCAGTTTTTGTACAAAAATTTAATGCAAAGGGAGTAAAATTAACAGATCCTATAGTACTTGAAGGAAGATATGATAAAGCTAATCATCAAATTGATCCTGTTGTTGATCAAATTGGCCAACTTGAATATAATAAAAGAGTAGATGGAAACCAACATCTTACTAAGTATGGAGAAAATGGTGAATTTATAATCACTTATAAAGGTTATAACACATCAGGCAAAAGGGCAGTCTTTTTTCAAAGATTTAATGCTGATGGAACAAAAAAAGGAGATCAAGTTGAAGTACAAGATGATGTTATAAATGGTACTAAACCTAAGATAATTGAACTTGCAGATGGTTCATTTGTAGTAACTTATACGCTTAAATTACCAGAAAATTCATCTGTATCGATTATTGTACAAAAATATAATGAAGATGGAGTAAAAGTAGGAGAACCTATAATAGTAGATAATAAGAACTTATATGATGCAAATCCAGAAATATTAAGTTTATCTGATGGTTCATTTGTAATGTCTTGGGCAACAGGGGGAAAAACTGTAAATGGACTTTTGAGAAATACATATATGCAAAAGTTTAATAGTGATGGAACAAAAGATGGAGATATAGTAGAAGTAAATAAGAATTCTAATATGGCTGGTAGTCCTGAATTTACTTCATTTAAAGATGGAAGTTATTTAATAACTTGGTATGAACATATAGGTAATGCTATTTTTAAAGTACTTAATCAAAAATTCAATGCAGATGGTACAAAGACTTTAACACAATCAACTGTAGGAGAAGGAGAAAATACAACATATAAAGTAAAACTTACAGATGATGATGGCAATGCTTTAGTAGCAAAAAAAGATATGGTAGTAACTTTAAAATATACATATATGTCAGCAACTGGTGATGATATAGAAGAAGTAAAAACAGTAACAGTAAAAAAAGGAGAAAGTGAAGTAAGCTTTGATGTTAAAGCAGTAAATGATAGTGATATGGGATTAGAAAAATATAAAATTTCAATCGAAAGTATAACAAATACAGATAAATATGAAACAGTAAATTTAGAAAAAGCAGGTATTGAAACAATAATAACTGATTCTTCTACTAGTAATGTAAGAAGTATTGGAAATATATACTTAGAAAATGAAATTGATATTTCAAGTTTTACAAAAGTAGAAAATCCTGGAATTATTGATTTAGAAGATGGAAAAGCAAACCATATTACTCTAAAGTTAGAAGATATATTAGATATAAGTGAAAATAATATTCTTAAAATATTTGGAGATGAGATAGGAGATAAAGTTACTTTAGAAGGAGGTTCACAAAATTGGACAAAAGAAGGAACACAAATAATAGATGGAGATACATTTAATATTTATAAAGGTTTAACTTCAACTACTTCTAATATTAAAGTTTTTATAGATGAAAATATATCTGTAGATTCAGATATTTAG